A single genomic interval of Labeo rohita strain BAU-BD-2019 chromosome 13, IGBB_LRoh.1.0, whole genome shotgun sequence harbors:
- the maco1b gene encoding macoilin-2 isoform X3: protein MKRRNADCSKLRRPLKRNRITEGIYGSTFLYLKFLVVWALVLLADFVLEFRFEYLWPFWLFIRSVYDSFRYQGLAFSVFFVCVAFTSDIICLLFIPVQWLFFAASTYVWVQYVWHTERGVCLPTVSLWILFVYIEAAIRFKDLKHFHVDLCRPFAAHCIGYPVVTLGFGFKSYVSYKMRLRKQKEVQKENEFYMQLLQQALPPEQQLIQRQEREAEEAAAAASKGIHDVDSPAVAQNGSAGGKKSSSNTLPELEYREKERGKNESKKQHNHNQNHHSSTSSTSSILPSVDSKAQEMEYMENHVNSKRLSSSDLLGSTENLLKDEHSSSSSSSSSSNSNKNYKNASGGGGGGSSSPRGHGTANGSVPSSSGPSSSASSSGKGDRKQKCGGGKNSASNRDPVENCIPNNQLSKPEALVRLEQDVKKLKADLQASRQTEQDLRSQLGSLGSSERSIRSELGQLRQENELLQNKLHNAVQAKQKDKQTVGQLEKRLKAEQEARAAAEKLLAEEKKRKKLEEATAARAVALAAATRGECTESLRRRISELETECKKLTLDIKVKEDQIRELELKVQELHKYKENEKDTEVLMSALSAMQDKTQHLENSLSAETRIKLDLFSALGDAKRQLEIAQGQILQKDQEIKDLKQKIAEVMAVMPSVVYSADTGSMTPVTPHYSSKFMDTSPSGLDPNASVYQPLKK, encoded by the exons ATGAAGCGGCGCAATGCGGACTGCAGCAAGCTCCGACGGCCCTTAAAACGGAACCGAATCACCGAGGGGATCTACGGCAG TACGTTCCTGTACCTGAAGTTTCTGGTGGTCTGGGCGCTGGTGCTGCTTGCAGACTTTGTGCTGGAGTTCCGCTTCGAGTACCTCTGGCCTTTCTGGCTCTTCATTCGCAGTGTTTATGACTCCTTCAGATACCAGGGCCtg GctttctcagtgttttttgtgtgtgtggcaTTCACATCAGATATTATATGTCTGCTGTTCATCCCAGTGCAGTGGCTGTTCTTTGCAGCCAGCACATATGTGTGGGTACAGTACGTGTGGCACACAG AACGAGGGGTCTGCCTCCCCACTGTGTCTCTATGGATACTTTTTGTTTATATCGAGGCAGCTATCAGATTTAAAGATTTGAAACACTTCCATGTGGACTTGTGTCGTCCATTTGCAGCGCACTG TATCGGATACCCAGTGGTGACACTGGGCTTTGGTTTTAAGAGTTATGTAAGTTATAAGATGCGTCTGCGTAAACAGAAGGAAGTGCAGAAAGAGAACGAATTTTACATGCAGCTGCTGCAGCAGGCGCTACCTCCAGAACAACAGCTCATACAGAGACAAGAGAGAGAAGCAGAGGAGG cagcagcagcagcatctaAAGGCATTCATGATGTAGACTCTCCAGCTGTGGCACAGAATGGCTCGGCGGGCGGTAAAAAGTCCTCATCCAACACATTACCAGAGCTAGAATACAGAGAAAAAGAACGAGGCAAGAACGAGTCCAAAAAGCAACACAACCACAACCAGAACCATCACAGCAGTACCAGCAGCACCAGCAGCATCTTACCATCAGTGGACAGTAAAGCTCAGGAGATGGAGTACATGGAGAACCACGTGAACAGTAAGAGACTGAGCAGCTCAGATCTGCTGGGCAGCACTGAGAACCTGTTGAAAGATGAACActcttcatcctcctcctcttcttcctcctccaactccaacaaaaattacaaaaatgccaGCGGAGGAGGAGGGGGAGGGAGCTCCTCACCCCGGGGCCACGGAACGGCCAACGGCAGCGTGCCGTCTTCCTCCGGGCCTTCGTCGTCCGCCTCTTCCTCGGGTAAAGGGGACAGGAAACAGAAGTGTGGAGGAGGGAAGAACTCTGCGTCCAACAGAGACCCTGTGGAAAACTGCATTCCCAACAATCAGCTGAGCAAACCCGAAGCGCTCGTCAG GCTGGAGCAGGATGTTAAGAAGCTGAAGGCAGACCTGCAGGCTAGCAGACAGACCGAACAGGATCTGCGCAGTCAGCTGGGCTCTCTAGGCAGCTCTGAACGCAGCATACGCTCTGAACTCGGACAGCTGCGACAGGAGAACGAACTACTGCAAAACAA ACTTCATAACGCTGTTCAGGCGAAGCAGAAGGACAAGCAGACAGTGGGGCAGCTGGAGAAGCGTCTGAAGGCAGAACAGGAGGCTCGTGCGGCAGCAGAGAAACTGTTAGCAGAGGAAAAGAAACGCAAGAAACTGGAGGAGGCCACAGCGGCACGTGCAGTCGCTCTCGCTGCAGCAACCAG AGGTGAGTGCACAGAGTCTCTGAGGAGGAGGATTTCTGAGCTAGAGACGGAGTGTAAGAAACTCACACTTGACATCAAGGTGAAAGAAGATCAAATCAGAGAGCTGGAGCTCAAAGTTCAA GAGCTACATAAATATAAGGAAAACGAGAAGGACACAGAGGTTCTGATGTCAGCGCTGTCAGCAATGCAGGATAAAACCCAGCACCTGGAAAACAGCCTCAGCGCTGAGACCCGAATCAAGCTGGACCTCTTCTCTGCCCTCGGAGATGCTAAGAGACAGCTGGAGATCGCACAAG
- the rhd gene encoding rh blood group, D antigen has translation MAPQYAPSLRSRLPLVAFLLETIFILLFVFFVKIEQFEQIDRESDSKPFISSYAEFQDIHVMLFMGFGFLATFLVRYGFSGSGFNVLLAAMAVQWAVLMNGFLLAQRNHRGKFNISMKSVIEAELCAASALIAMGAVHGKTNPVQLLLMALVEVTGFVVNQWILRTLLRADAVYCIMLLHIFGALFGVMVSWVLYREGVEPVHEKEKTDRKTGLFAMFGTLFLWMFWPSFNSALVNPRMGRGMKLTVIYGTYLSLAVSVVMAISVSVLSSSKGKMNMVHIQSSALSGGVAIGVAMTAVHTPWVAMTIGFCASLISALGFRYMKNHMLFAFECHDTCGVLNVHAIPGILGWFAHLFLRLTNNEGIIAVQFAVHHICVLLITVCVSVVMGVVTGLFLKWSIWRPQQDRKCFDDQAFWEFPNLAVKK, from the exons ATGGCTCCTCAGTACGCCCCCAGTCTCCGTTCAAGACTTCCTCTTGTGGCCTTCCTGCTGGAAACCATTTTTATCCTactgtttgtcttttttgtgaaaatagAGCAGTTTGAGCAGATTGACAGAGAGTCTGACAGTAAGCCTTTCATCAGCTCATATGCAG aattccaagatatccATGTGATGTTATTTATGGGCTTTGGATTCCTGGCCACGTTCCTTGTACGATATGGTTTCAGTGGATCAGGGTTTAACGTGCTGTTGGCAGCCATGGCTGTCCAGTGGGCCGTCTTGATGAATGGCTTTCTGCTGGCACAACGTAACCACAGAGGAAAGTTCAACATCAGTATGAAGAG TGTGATTGAGGCAGAGCTCTGTGCAGCATCTGCTCTGATTGCTATGGGAGCGGTCCATGGGAAGACGAATCCTGTCCAGCTTTTACTGATGGCTCTGGTGGAGGTCACAGGATTTGTGGTTAATCAGTGGATCCTGCGAACTCTCCTCCGT GCAGATGCAGTGTACTGCATCATGCTGCTGCACATCTTCGGAGCTCTGTTTGGTGTGATGGTGTCATGGGTGCTGTACAGAGAGGGGGTCGAACCAGTACATGAGAAAGAGAAAACTGACCGCAAGACTGGCTTATTTGCCATGTTTG GAACACTGTTCTTGTGGATGTTCTGGCCCAGTTTTAACTCGGCACTGGTGAATCCCAGGATGGGGAGAGGAATGAAGCTTACTGTCATATATGGGACGTATCTGTCGCTGGCTGTCAGTGTTGTCATGGCGATATCTGTGTCTGTGCTCAGTAGTTCCAAAGGAAAGATGAACATG GTTCACATCCAGAGCTCTGCCCTGTCTGGTGGTGTCGCCATTGGAGTTGCAATGACAGCAGTCCACACGCCGTGGGTTGCAATGACGATTGGCTTCTGTGCTTCTCTTATATCAGCATTGGGATTCCGGTACATGAAG AATCACATGCTATTTGCTTTTGAGTGTCATGACACCTGCGGCGTCCTCAACGTGCACGCCATACCAGGAATTCTGGGATGGTTTGCTCATTTATTTCTGCGGCTGACCAATAATGAGGGCATAat AGCGGTGCAGTTTGCTGTGCATCACATCTGTGTTCTCCTCATAACGGTGTGCGTGAGTGTGGTGATGGGCGTGGTTACAG GACTTTTTCTTAAATGGAGTATCTGGAGACCCCAGCAGGACAGGAAGTGCTTTGATGACCAGGCATTTTGGGAG TTTCCAAATTTGGCAGTAAAGAAATGA
- the tmem50a gene encoding transmembrane protein 50A produces MSGFLDGIRCGDCECNVDWGEKRNTIASIAAGVLFFTGWWIIIDAAIMYPKEEQFHHAYHTCGVIATIAFLMINAVSNGQVRGDSYSEGCLGQTGARVWLFIGFMLAFGSLIASMWILFGGFVVTETKDLSVYPGIAVFFQNAFIFFGGLVFKFGRTEDLWQ; encoded by the exons ATGTCGGGGTTTCTGGATGGGATCAGATGTGGCGATTGCGAGTGTAATGTGGACTGGGGTGAGAAGAGAAACACCATCGCCTCCATCGCAGCCGGAGTTCTG TTTTTCACAGGCTGGTGGATCATCATTGATGCAGCGATAATGTACCCTAAAGAGGAACAGTTCCACCATGCATATCATACCTGTGGGGTTATAGCGACTATAGCCTTCCTCAT GATCAATGCGGTGTCAAATGGCCAGGTGAGGGGCGACAGCTACAGCGAGGGCTGCTTGGGACAGACAG gCGCCAGAGTTTGGCTCTTCATCGGGTTCATGTTGGCATTCGGGTCTCTCATCGCCTCTATGTGGATTTTGTTTGGTGGTTTTGTTGTGACTG AGACAAAGGATCTGTCAGTGTATCCTGGTATTGCAGTtttcttccaaaatgcattcaTCTTCTTTGG TGGTCTGGTGTTCAAGTTTGGCAGAACTGAGGACCTCTGGCAGTAA
- the maco1b gene encoding macoilin-2 isoform X1: protein MKRRNADCSKLRRPLKRNRITEGIYGSTFLYLKFLVVWALVLLADFVLEFRFEYLWPFWLFIRSVYDSFRYQGLAFSVFFVCVAFTSDIICLLFIPVQWLFFAASTYVWVQYVWHTERGVCLPTVSLWILFVYIEAAIRFKDLKHFHVDLCRPFAAHCIGYPVVTLGFGFKSYVSYKMRLRKQKEVQKENEFYMQLLQQALPPEQQLIQRQEREAEEAAAAAAASKGIHDVDSPAVAQNGSAGGKKSSSNTLPELEYREKERGKNESKKQHNHNQNHHSSTSSTSSILPSVDSKAQEMEYMENHVNSKRLSSSDLLGSTENLLKDEHSSSSSSSSSSNSNKNYKNASGGGGGGSSSPRGHGTANGSVPSSSGPSSSASSSGKGDRKQKCGGGKNSASNRDPVENCIPNNQLSKPEALVRLEQDVKKLKADLQASRQTEQDLRSQLGSLGSSERSIRSELGQLRQENELLQNKLHNAVQAKQKDKQTVGQLEKRLKAEQEARAAAEKLLAEEKKRKKLEEATAARAVALAAATRGECTESLRRRISELETECKKLTLDIKVKEDQIRELELKVQELHKYKENEKDTEVLMSALSAMQDKTQHLENSLSAETRIKLDLFSALGDAKRQLEIAQGQILQKDQEIKDLKQKIAEVMAVMPSVVYSADTGSMTPVTPHYSSKFMDTSPSGLDPNASVYQPLKK from the exons ATGAAGCGGCGCAATGCGGACTGCAGCAAGCTCCGACGGCCCTTAAAACGGAACCGAATCACCGAGGGGATCTACGGCAG TACGTTCCTGTACCTGAAGTTTCTGGTGGTCTGGGCGCTGGTGCTGCTTGCAGACTTTGTGCTGGAGTTCCGCTTCGAGTACCTCTGGCCTTTCTGGCTCTTCATTCGCAGTGTTTATGACTCCTTCAGATACCAGGGCCtg GctttctcagtgttttttgtgtgtgtggcaTTCACATCAGATATTATATGTCTGCTGTTCATCCCAGTGCAGTGGCTGTTCTTTGCAGCCAGCACATATGTGTGGGTACAGTACGTGTGGCACACAG AACGAGGGGTCTGCCTCCCCACTGTGTCTCTATGGATACTTTTTGTTTATATCGAGGCAGCTATCAGATTTAAAGATTTGAAACACTTCCATGTGGACTTGTGTCGTCCATTTGCAGCGCACTG TATCGGATACCCAGTGGTGACACTGGGCTTTGGTTTTAAGAGTTATGTAAGTTATAAGATGCGTCTGCGTAAACAGAAGGAAGTGCAGAAAGAGAACGAATTTTACATGCAGCTGCTGCAGCAGGCGCTACCTCCAGAACAACAGCTCATACAGAGACAAGAGAGAGAAGCAGAGGAGG cagcagcagcagcagcagcatctaAAGGCATTCATGATGTAGACTCTCCAGCTGTGGCACAGAATGGCTCGGCGGGCGGTAAAAAGTCCTCATCCAACACATTACCAGAGCTAGAATACAGAGAAAAAGAACGAGGCAAGAACGAGTCCAAAAAGCAACACAACCACAACCAGAACCATCACAGCAGTACCAGCAGCACCAGCAGCATCTTACCATCAGTGGACAGTAAAGCTCAGGAGATGGAGTACATGGAGAACCACGTGAACAGTAAGAGACTGAGCAGCTCAGATCTGCTGGGCAGCACTGAGAACCTGTTGAAAGATGAACActcttcatcctcctcctcttcttcctcctccaactccaacaaaaattacaaaaatgccaGCGGAGGAGGAGGGGGAGGGAGCTCCTCACCCCGGGGCCACGGAACGGCCAACGGCAGCGTGCCGTCTTCCTCCGGGCCTTCGTCGTCCGCCTCTTCCTCGGGTAAAGGGGACAGGAAACAGAAGTGTGGAGGAGGGAAGAACTCTGCGTCCAACAGAGACCCTGTGGAAAACTGCATTCCCAACAATCAGCTGAGCAAACCCGAAGCGCTCGTCAG GCTGGAGCAGGATGTTAAGAAGCTGAAGGCAGACCTGCAGGCTAGCAGACAGACCGAACAGGATCTGCGCAGTCAGCTGGGCTCTCTAGGCAGCTCTGAACGCAGCATACGCTCTGAACTCGGACAGCTGCGACAGGAGAACGAACTACTGCAAAACAA ACTTCATAACGCTGTTCAGGCGAAGCAGAAGGACAAGCAGACAGTGGGGCAGCTGGAGAAGCGTCTGAAGGCAGAACAGGAGGCTCGTGCGGCAGCAGAGAAACTGTTAGCAGAGGAAAAGAAACGCAAGAAACTGGAGGAGGCCACAGCGGCACGTGCAGTCGCTCTCGCTGCAGCAACCAG AGGTGAGTGCACAGAGTCTCTGAGGAGGAGGATTTCTGAGCTAGAGACGGAGTGTAAGAAACTCACACTTGACATCAAGGTGAAAGAAGATCAAATCAGAGAGCTGGAGCTCAAAGTTCAA GAGCTACATAAATATAAGGAAAACGAGAAGGACACAGAGGTTCTGATGTCAGCGCTGTCAGCAATGCAGGATAAAACCCAGCACCTGGAAAACAGCCTCAGCGCTGAGACCCGAATCAAGCTGGACCTCTTCTCTGCCCTCGGAGATGCTAAGAGACAGCTGGAGATCGCACAAG
- the maco1b gene encoding macoilin-2 isoform X2, with translation MKRRNADCSKLRRPLKRNRITEGIYGSTFLYLKFLVVWALVLLADFVLEFRFEYLWPFWLFIRSVYDSFRYQGLAFSVFFVCVAFTSDIICLLFIPVQWLFFAASTYVWVQYVWHTERGVCLPTVSLWILFVYIEAAIRFKDLKHFHVDLCRPFAAHCIGYPVVTLGFGFKSYVSYKMRLRKQKEVQKENEFYMQLLQQALPPEQQLIQRQEREAEEAAAAAASKGIHDVDSPAVAQNGSAGGKKSSSNTLPELEYREKERGKNESKKQHNHNQNHHSSTSSTSSILPSVDSKAQEMEYMENHVNSKRLSSSDLLGSTENLLKDEHSSSSSSSSSSNSNKNYKNASGGGGGGSSSPRGHGTANGSVPSSSGPSSSASSSGKGDRKQKCGGGKNSASNRDPVENCIPNNQLSKPEALVRLEQDVKKLKADLQASRQTEQDLRSQLGSLGSSERSIRSELGQLRQENELLQNKLHNAVQAKQKDKQTVGQLEKRLKAEQEARAAAEKLLAEEKKRKKLEEATAARAVALAAATRGECTESLRRRISELETECKKLTLDIKVKEDQIRELELKVQELHKYKENEKDTEVLMSALSAMQDKTQHLENSLSAETRIKLDLFSALGDAKRQLEIAQGQILQKDQEIKDLKQKIAEVMAVMPSVVYSADTGSMTPVTPHYSSKFMDTSPSGLDPNASVYQPLKK, from the exons ATGAAGCGGCGCAATGCGGACTGCAGCAAGCTCCGACGGCCCTTAAAACGGAACCGAATCACCGAGGGGATCTACGGCAG TACGTTCCTGTACCTGAAGTTTCTGGTGGTCTGGGCGCTGGTGCTGCTTGCAGACTTTGTGCTGGAGTTCCGCTTCGAGTACCTCTGGCCTTTCTGGCTCTTCATTCGCAGTGTTTATGACTCCTTCAGATACCAGGGCCtg GctttctcagtgttttttgtgtgtgtggcaTTCACATCAGATATTATATGTCTGCTGTTCATCCCAGTGCAGTGGCTGTTCTTTGCAGCCAGCACATATGTGTGGGTACAGTACGTGTGGCACACAG AACGAGGGGTCTGCCTCCCCACTGTGTCTCTATGGATACTTTTTGTTTATATCGAGGCAGCTATCAGATTTAAAGATTTGAAACACTTCCATGTGGACTTGTGTCGTCCATTTGCAGCGCACTG TATCGGATACCCAGTGGTGACACTGGGCTTTGGTTTTAAGAGTTATGTAAGTTATAAGATGCGTCTGCGTAAACAGAAGGAAGTGCAGAAAGAGAACGAATTTTACATGCAGCTGCTGCAGCAGGCGCTACCTCCAGAACAACAGCTCATACAGAGACAAGAGAGAGAAGCAGAGGAGG cagcagcagcagcagcatctaAAGGCATTCATGATGTAGACTCTCCAGCTGTGGCACAGAATGGCTCGGCGGGCGGTAAAAAGTCCTCATCCAACACATTACCAGAGCTAGAATACAGAGAAAAAGAACGAGGCAAGAACGAGTCCAAAAAGCAACACAACCACAACCAGAACCATCACAGCAGTACCAGCAGCACCAGCAGCATCTTACCATCAGTGGACAGTAAAGCTCAGGAGATGGAGTACATGGAGAACCACGTGAACAGTAAGAGACTGAGCAGCTCAGATCTGCTGGGCAGCACTGAGAACCTGTTGAAAGATGAACActcttcatcctcctcctcttcttcctcctccaactccaacaaaaattacaaaaatgccaGCGGAGGAGGAGGGGGAGGGAGCTCCTCACCCCGGGGCCACGGAACGGCCAACGGCAGCGTGCCGTCTTCCTCCGGGCCTTCGTCGTCCGCCTCTTCCTCGGGTAAAGGGGACAGGAAACAGAAGTGTGGAGGAGGGAAGAACTCTGCGTCCAACAGAGACCCTGTGGAAAACTGCATTCCCAACAATCAGCTGAGCAAACCCGAAGCGCTCGTCAG GCTGGAGCAGGATGTTAAGAAGCTGAAGGCAGACCTGCAGGCTAGCAGACAGACCGAACAGGATCTGCGCAGTCAGCTGGGCTCTCTAGGCAGCTCTGAACGCAGCATACGCTCTGAACTCGGACAGCTGCGACAGGAGAACGAACTACTGCAAAACAA ACTTCATAACGCTGTTCAGGCGAAGCAGAAGGACAAGCAGACAGTGGGGCAGCTGGAGAAGCGTCTGAAGGCAGAACAGGAGGCTCGTGCGGCAGCAGAGAAACTGTTAGCAGAGGAAAAGAAACGCAAGAAACTGGAGGAGGCCACAGCGGCACGTGCAGTCGCTCTCGCTGCAGCAACCAG AGGTGAGTGCACAGAGTCTCTGAGGAGGAGGATTTCTGAGCTAGAGACGGAGTGTAAGAAACTCACACTTGACATCAAGGTGAAAGAAGATCAAATCAGAGAGCTGGAGCTCAAAGTTCAA GAGCTACATAAATATAAGGAAAACGAGAAGGACACAGAGGTTCTGATGTCAGCGCTGTCAGCAATGCAGGATAAAACCCAGCACCTGGAAAACAGCCTCAGCGCTGAGACCCGAATCAAGCTGGACCTCTTCTCTGCCCTCGGAGATGCTAAGAGACAGCTGGAGATCGCACAAG